From the Serinus canaria isolate serCan28SL12 chromosome 21, serCan2020, whole genome shotgun sequence genome, one window contains:
- the SH2D5 gene encoding SH2 domain-containing protein 5: protein MKRKPGNGRGQDPAAPQQRARSVTKPAEYVGSFMVEELDLQQRAGRVEEQLRALKDCPRRRSVVLRFSLQGLKVYSADGETLLMAHALRRILYSTWRLPDRQFAFVARNPHSPPSTLFCHLFVGLPGEVQTLHLLLCRSFQLCYLLAHPEEQAGDGELPGPGVLREPLNPEEVSRNVNALVSFRRLPAPGGLGLLGTGDRRPEAEGRAWRPGNPYCSPVLVRKKAIRSKVLRSGAYRDCGGEGQLHQQPRDAAAAGGESKGARSLAFLPENESVLAESVWAFAGIARAAGVALLRRDVPGSFLLRAEPELPKRWCLWVRAPCGVVCYGVLRTQHGRFCVEHSNAEFASVAALLAHYSGPPGGCFCRLAPGRRNPGYEERDPGGGASAGPGEAAWAPAAPTGVQHERGHRTNSHSHDCTPRSGSRSCTLR, encoded by the exons ATGAAGAGGAAGCCGGGGAATGGGCGGGGGCAggaccctgctgctccccagcagcgAGCCCGCTCTGTCACCAAGCCAGCAGAG TACGTGGGATCCTTCATGGTGGAGGAGCTGGACCTGCAGCAGCGAGCGGGGCgggtggaggagcagctgcGGGCGCTGAAG GACTGTCCCCGGAGGAGGTCGGTGGTGCTGAGGTTCAGCTTGCAGGGGCTGAAGGTCTACAGCGCTGATGGGGAG ACGCTGCTGATGGCACACGCACTGCGCCGCATCCTGTACAGCACCTGGAGGCTCCCAGATCGCCAGTTCGCCTTCGTGGCCCGCAACCCCCACAGCCCACCCAGCACCCTCTTCTGCCACCTCTTCGTGGGGCTCCCGGGAGAG GTCCAGAccctgcacctcctgctctgccgctccttccagctctgctacCTCCTGGCGCACCCCGAGGAGCAGGCGGGAGATGGGGAGCTCCCGGGGCCGGGGGTGCTGCGGGAGCCCCTCAACCCCGAGGAGGTGTCACGAAATGTCAACGCTCTCGTGTCCTTCCGGCGCCTGCCCGCGCCCGGCGGCCTCGGCCTGCTGGGCACCGGG GACCGGCGGCCAgaggcagagggcagagcctggcGCCCAGGGAACCCCTACTGCTCGCCGGTGCTGGTGCGCAAGAAAGCCATTCGGAGCAAAGTGCTGCGCTCGGGAGCCTACCGGGACTGCGGGGGCGAGGGACAGCTCCACCAGCAGCCCCGCGACGCCG cggcggcgggagggGAAAGCAAAGGGGCGAGGAGCTTGGCCTTCCTGCCCGAGAACGAGAGCGTCCTCGCCGAGAGCGTGTGGGCCTTCGCCGGCATCGCCAG GGCCGCCGGGGTCGCGCTGCTGCGGCGGGACGTGCCCGGCTCCTTCCTGCTGCGCGCCGAGCCCGAGCTGCCCAAGCGCTGGTGCCTGTGGGTGCGGGCGCCCTGCGGCGTGGTGTGCTACGGCGTGCTGCGGACACAGCACGGCCGCTTCTGCGTGGAG CACTCCAACGCCGAGTTCGCCAGCGTGGCCGCCCTCCTGGCGCACTACTCCGGGCCACCGGGGGGCTGCTTCTGCCGCCTGGCCCCCGGCCGACGCAACCCCGGCTACGAGGAGCGGGACCCCGGCGGCGGGGCCAGCGCCGGGCCGGGGGAGGCCGCCTGGGCCCCCGCCGCCCCCACCGGGGTGCAGCACGAGCGGGG GCACCGCACTAACTCGCACTCACACGACTGCACCCCGCGTTCGGGCTCCCGCTCCTGCACGCTGCGGTAG